A single region of the Micropterus dolomieu isolate WLL.071019.BEF.003 ecotype Adirondacks linkage group LG18, ASM2129224v1, whole genome shotgun sequence genome encodes:
- the b9d2 gene encoding B9 domain-containing protein 2 — translation MAELHIIGQIVGASGFPQNSLFCKWGVHTGGAWRLLSGLKEGQTQVDIPQTGDMAYWSHPIDLHYATKGLQGWPKLHLQVWHQDYFGRCQLYGYGYCHVPSSPGHHRISCVTWRPIGSWQEQLAQMFVGGGPQLRTPDLVYSGADRYRLHTEAMGTVELELGIIVRHFDKYGVES, via the coding sequence ATGGCAGAGCTGCACATTATAGGACAGATCGTTGGGGCCAGTGGTTTCCCGCAAAACAGTCTATTTTGCAAATGGGGAGTTCATACAGGAGGAGCGTGGCGTCTTCTGTCCGGGCTGAAGGAGGGTCAGACCCAGGTGGATATCCCCCAAACAGGAGACATGGCGTACTGGAGTCATCCGATTGATCTGCACTACGCGACTAAGGGACTCCAAGGCTGGCCAAAGCTTCACCTCCAAGTGTGGCACCAGGACTATTTCGGACGCTGCCAGCTGTACGGTTACGGGTACTGCCATGTCCCCTCTAGCCCTGGACACCACCGGATAAGCTGCGTGACCTGGAGGCCGATCGGCTCCTGGCAAGAGCAGTTGGCGCAAATGTTTGTCGGCGGAGGTCCCCAGCTCCGCACCCCGGATCTCGTATACAGCGGGGCGGACAGATACAGACTGCACACCGAGGCCATGGGAACCGTAGAGCTGGAGCTAGGCATTATCGTGAGACACTTCGACAAATATGGCGTCGAGAGTTAA